The following proteins come from a genomic window of Stigmatopora nigra isolate UIUO_SnigA chromosome 9, RoL_Snig_1.1, whole genome shotgun sequence:
- the LOC144202193 gene encoding uncharacterized protein LOC144202193 isoform X2 translates to MYSSGYSQVSKAGPLGQKKAQYRSKGKGCGYYLRIIFFFSSLIQSLIIVSLVLFLVYGKTQDSASTTRIHDLEESFSRLSIENVALRQQRRNLTNMLNVTLTNKARNDWDLLRLKHWSNTSATFIQDLDSRLKQTNMEMAMCKNQARMTQNCPPAVARTLQPVGGCNCGLQMERVNARLELVESNFTQTSQRMKLEMEQIAKERDNLNLEAIHLRREKAVHVKEIEFCQKRCKEDFVQSLSGVSNVSRAFLLKIESLFPTHIAFQLTCEKQRDHLEQIRTNCTTLSREVEDRFQGYLNNVGDQMSEIQSENSRLKAENLRRSDDYRVCSKNRTGMIQEHRLTLEKLQLKHDKDYERLLLDKRRLGGDVEVLENGVNFKNKEIQHLTEQIRQLNMSCGARTGAGGFLGTGMGQFGRGSSESSLGSNPSLGINRFGSTGVGSSTLGSNGLGSSKLGSTGFGSSALGSSSITNKFGATGLGSSSTGLGTSSLGSSSVNKFGSTGLGSSSTGLGSSSTGLGSSSLGSTGLGLNKLGSTGSGSINLGSTGSGLNKLGSTGLGSSRLGSTGLGSSSLGSTGSGLNKPGSTGLNSPVFGSTGSGTNKLRSTGLGSSSLGSTGLGSSKLGSTGLGSSSLGSTGLGLNKLGSTGLGSSSFGATGLNKPASTGLGSLGLGSTGLGSSSFGATGLNKPGSTGLGSLGLGSTGLNNKPTSSLKSSSGLGSSLLSSNSGFPKLGGGLGNSNTGQSRTGLGLGTGRGTSSGAAFGTGRTSGLGGGSVNVAQHLLDLQRIINPSYSYDERQELARMLG, encoded by the exons ATGTATAGCAGCGGCTACTCCCAGGTGTCCAAGGCCGGACCATTGGGCCAAAAGAAGGCGCAGTACCGGTCAAAGGGCAAAGGTTGTGGCTACTATTTGAGGATCATCTTCTTCTTTTCCTCGCTGATTCAATCGCTCATCATAGTCAGCCTGGTTCTCTTCTTGGTCTACGGCAAGACGCAAGACTCGGCTTCAACGACACGCATACATGACTTGGAGGAAAGCTTCAGTCGGCTGTCTATTGAAAATGTTGCCCTAAGGCAGCAAAGGAGGAACCTGACCAACATGCTCAACGTCACCTTGACCAATAAGGCCCGCAACGACTGGGACCTGTTGCGACTCAAACACTGGTCAAACACCTCTGCCACTTTTATTCAAGATTTGGATAGCAGACTG AAACAGACAAATATGGAAATGGCAATGTGCAAGAACCAGGCACGCATGACTCAAAATTGCCCACCAGCTG TGGCGCGAACGCTTCAGCCGGTTGGAGGTTGCAATTGTGGGCTGCAGATGGAGCGGGTGAACGCTAGACTGGAACTTGTAGAGTCCAATTTTACCCAAACAAGTCAAAGGATGAAATTGGAAATGGAGCAAATTGCAAAGGAGAGGGACAACCTTAACCTGGAAGCCATCCACCTAAGAAGGGAAAAGGCTGTTCATGTCAAGGAGATTGAGTTTTGCCAGAAAAGATGCAAAGAAGACTTTGTTCAGTCCCTGAGTGGCGTCTCCAACGTGTCAAGAGCCTTTTTGTTGAAGATTGAATCTCTCTTCCCGACCCACATTGCCTTTCAACTCACTTGCGAGAAACAGAGGGACCACCTGGAGCAAATTCGCACCAATTGCACCACCCTGTCTAGAGAAGTGGAAGACAGGTTCCAGGGTTATTTGAACAAcgtgggcgaccaaatgtccgagatCCAGTCCGAGAACAGTCGCTTGAAGGCTGAGAATTTGCGAAGGTCTGACGACTACCGCGTGTGCAGTAAGAACAGAACGGGTATGATCCAAGAGCACAGACTAACTTTAGAGAAACTGCAACTGAAACACGACAAGGACTACGAGAGGCTTCTCTTGGACAAAAGAAGGCTCGGCGGAGATGTCGAAGTTCTGGAAAACGGTgtcaatttcaaaaataaagaaatccaACACCTCACAGAGCAAATCAGGCAGCTCAACATGTCCTGTGGGGCTAGG ACTGGAGCTGGTGGATTTCTGGGAACCGGTATGGGACAGTTTGGGAGGGGAAGTTCAGAGAGTAGTCTAGGCTCTAATCCAAGTTTGGGAATAAACAGATTCGGATCAACTGGAGTGGGCTCCTCAACTCTCGGTTCGAATGGATTGGGTTCAAGTAAATTGGGATCGACAGGGTTTGGTTCATCCGCCCTTGGCTCAAGCTCAATCACAAACAAATTTGGAGCAACTGGATTAGGCTCTTCGAGTACGGGCTTAGGCACGTCGAGTCTCGGTTCAAGTAGTGTGAACAAGTTTGGATCAACAGGATTGGGTTCTTCCAGTACAGGGTTGGGTTCTTCCAGTACAGGGTTGGGTTCTTCCAGTCTCGGTTCAACTGGGTTAGGATTAAACAAACTAGGATCAACAGGATCAGGTTCTATAAATCTTGGTTCAACAGGCTCAGGATTAAACAAACTAGGATCAACAGGGTTGGGCTCTTCGAGACTCGGCTCAACTGGTTTAGGTTCTTCAAGTCTTGGTTCGACTGGGTCAGGATTAAACAAACCTGGATCAACGGGGTTAAATTCCCCTGTATTTGGTTCAACTGGCTCGGGAACCAACAAATTAA GATCAACAGGATTGGGCTCTTCAAGCCTTGGTTCAACTGGGTTGGGATCAAGCAAATTAGGCTCAACAGGGTTAGGTTCATCTAGTCTTGGGTCAACTGGGTTGGGACTAAATAAATTAGGATCAACAGGGTTAGGATCGTCCAGTTTTGGGGCTACTGGGTTAAACAAACCAGCATCAACTGGTTTGGGGAGTTTGGGTCTTGGCTCAACAGGATTAGGATCATCTAGTTTTGGGGCTACTGGGTTAAACAAGCCAGGATCAACTGGTTTGGGTAGTTTGGGTCTTGGCTCAACTGGGTTAAATAACAAACCCACTTCAAGTCTTAAGAGCTCTTCTGGACTTGGATCAAGTCTGTTATCATCCAATTCTGGATTTCCCAAACTTGGAGGTGGATTAGGTAACAGTAACACAGGACAAAGTAGAACAGGATTAGGATTGGGAACGGGGAGAGGGACATCAAGTGGAGCTGCATTTGGTACTGGAAGGACCAGTGGTCTAGGGGGCGGATCAG TCAATGTTGCTCAGCATCTTCTGGATCTGCAACGCATCATCAACCCCAGTTACTCCTATGA CGAGAGACAAGAACTTGCTAGAATGCTGGGTTAG
- the LOC144202193 gene encoding uncharacterized protein LOC144202193 isoform X1 → MYSSGYSQVSKAGPLGQKKAQYRSKGKGCGYYLRIIFFFSSLIQSLIIVSLVLFLVYGKTQDSASTTRIHDLEESFSRLSIENVALRQQRRNLTNMLNVTLTNKARNDWDLLRLKHWSNTSATFIQDLDSRLKQTNMEMAMCKNQARMTQNCPPAVARTLQPVGGCNCGLQMERVNARLELVESNFTQTSQRMKLEMEQIAKERDNLNLEAIHLRREKAVHVKEIEFCQKRCKEDFVQSLSGVSNVSRAFLLKIESLFPTHIAFQLTCEKQRDHLEQIRTNCTTLSREVEDRFQGYLNNVGDQMSEIQSENSRLKAENLRRSDDYRVCSKNRTGMIQEHRLTLEKLQLKHDKDYERLLLDKRRLGGDVEVLENGVNFKNKEIQHLTEQIRQLNMSCGARTGAGGFLGTGMGQFGRGSSESSLGSNPSLGINRFGSTGVGSSTLGSNGLGSSKLGSTGFGSSALGSSSITNKFGATGLGSSSTGLGTSSLGSSSVNKFGSTGLGSSSTGLGSSSTGLGSSSLGSTGLGLNKLGSTGSGSINLGSTGSGLNKLGSTGLGSSRLGSTGLGSSSLGSTGSGLNKPGSTGLNSPVFGSTGSGTNKLSSTGLGSSSLGSTGLGSSKLGSTGLGSSSLGSTGLGSSKLGSTGLGSSSLGSTGLGLNKLGSTGLGSSSFGATGLNKPASTGLGSLGLGSTGLGSSSFGATGLNKPGSTGLGSLGLGSTGLNNKPTSSLKSSSGLGSSLLSSNSGFPKLGGGLGNSNTGQSRTGLGLGTGRGTSSGAAFGTGRTSGLGGGSVNVAQHLLDLQRIINPSYSYDERQELARMLG, encoded by the exons ATGTATAGCAGCGGCTACTCCCAGGTGTCCAAGGCCGGACCATTGGGCCAAAAGAAGGCGCAGTACCGGTCAAAGGGCAAAGGTTGTGGCTACTATTTGAGGATCATCTTCTTCTTTTCCTCGCTGATTCAATCGCTCATCATAGTCAGCCTGGTTCTCTTCTTGGTCTACGGCAAGACGCAAGACTCGGCTTCAACGACACGCATACATGACTTGGAGGAAAGCTTCAGTCGGCTGTCTATTGAAAATGTTGCCCTAAGGCAGCAAAGGAGGAACCTGACCAACATGCTCAACGTCACCTTGACCAATAAGGCCCGCAACGACTGGGACCTGTTGCGACTCAAACACTGGTCAAACACCTCTGCCACTTTTATTCAAGATTTGGATAGCAGACTG AAACAGACAAATATGGAAATGGCAATGTGCAAGAACCAGGCACGCATGACTCAAAATTGCCCACCAGCTG TGGCGCGAACGCTTCAGCCGGTTGGAGGTTGCAATTGTGGGCTGCAGATGGAGCGGGTGAACGCTAGACTGGAACTTGTAGAGTCCAATTTTACCCAAACAAGTCAAAGGATGAAATTGGAAATGGAGCAAATTGCAAAGGAGAGGGACAACCTTAACCTGGAAGCCATCCACCTAAGAAGGGAAAAGGCTGTTCATGTCAAGGAGATTGAGTTTTGCCAGAAAAGATGCAAAGAAGACTTTGTTCAGTCCCTGAGTGGCGTCTCCAACGTGTCAAGAGCCTTTTTGTTGAAGATTGAATCTCTCTTCCCGACCCACATTGCCTTTCAACTCACTTGCGAGAAACAGAGGGACCACCTGGAGCAAATTCGCACCAATTGCACCACCCTGTCTAGAGAAGTGGAAGACAGGTTCCAGGGTTATTTGAACAAcgtgggcgaccaaatgtccgagatCCAGTCCGAGAACAGTCGCTTGAAGGCTGAGAATTTGCGAAGGTCTGACGACTACCGCGTGTGCAGTAAGAACAGAACGGGTATGATCCAAGAGCACAGACTAACTTTAGAGAAACTGCAACTGAAACACGACAAGGACTACGAGAGGCTTCTCTTGGACAAAAGAAGGCTCGGCGGAGATGTCGAAGTTCTGGAAAACGGTgtcaatttcaaaaataaagaaatccaACACCTCACAGAGCAAATCAGGCAGCTCAACATGTCCTGTGGGGCTAGG ACTGGAGCTGGTGGATTTCTGGGAACCGGTATGGGACAGTTTGGGAGGGGAAGTTCAGAGAGTAGTCTAGGCTCTAATCCAAGTTTGGGAATAAACAGATTCGGATCAACTGGAGTGGGCTCCTCAACTCTCGGTTCGAATGGATTGGGTTCAAGTAAATTGGGATCGACAGGGTTTGGTTCATCCGCCCTTGGCTCAAGCTCAATCACAAACAAATTTGGAGCAACTGGATTAGGCTCTTCGAGTACGGGCTTAGGCACGTCGAGTCTCGGTTCAAGTAGTGTGAACAAGTTTGGATCAACAGGATTGGGTTCTTCCAGTACAGGGTTGGGTTCTTCCAGTACAGGGTTGGGTTCTTCCAGTCTCGGTTCAACTGGGTTAGGATTAAACAAACTAGGATCAACAGGATCAGGTTCTATAAATCTTGGTTCAACAGGCTCAGGATTAAACAAACTAGGATCAACAGGGTTGGGCTCTTCGAGACTCGGCTCAACTGGTTTAGGTTCTTCAAGTCTTGGTTCGACTGGGTCAGGATTAAACAAACCTGGATCAACGGGGTTAAATTCCCCTGTATTTGGTTCAACTGGCTCGGGAACCAACAAATTAAGTTCAACGGGATTGGGCTCTTCAAGCCTTGGTTCAACTGGGTTGGGATCTAGCAAATTAGGATCAACAGGATTGGGCTCTTCAAGCCTTGGTTCAACTGGGTTGGGATCAAGCAAATTAGGCTCAACAGGGTTAGGTTCATCTAGTCTTGGGTCAACTGGGTTGGGACTAAATAAATTAGGATCAACAGGGTTAGGATCGTCCAGTTTTGGGGCTACTGGGTTAAACAAACCAGCATCAACTGGTTTGGGGAGTTTGGGTCTTGGCTCAACAGGATTAGGATCATCTAGTTTTGGGGCTACTGGGTTAAACAAGCCAGGATCAACTGGTTTGGGTAGTTTGGGTCTTGGCTCAACTGGGTTAAATAACAAACCCACTTCAAGTCTTAAGAGCTCTTCTGGACTTGGATCAAGTCTGTTATCATCCAATTCTGGATTTCCCAAACTTGGAGGTGGATTAGGTAACAGTAACACAGGACAAAGTAGAACAGGATTAGGATTGGGAACGGGGAGAGGGACATCAAGTGGAGCTGCATTTGGTACTGGAAGGACCAGTGGTCTAGGGGGCGGATCAG TCAATGTTGCTCAGCATCTTCTGGATCTGCAACGCATCATCAACCCCAGTTACTCCTATGA CGAGAGACAAGAACTTGCTAGAATGCTGGGTTAG